From a single Drosophila sulfurigaster albostrigata strain 15112-1811.04 chromosome 3, ASM2355843v2, whole genome shotgun sequence genomic region:
- the LOC133841746 gene encoding inner nuclear membrane protein Man1 isoform X2 has protein sequence MTDSYVNLSDVEIQRKLTQLGFPKTPVTETTRPLLIKKLMKHMKNEKLKKGKVTNYVLYSKDNNKPQVLNSPPIALQEYSNLFDNGLENNNDIRAYKNPTVLYKNDVNVNSVQSSASRMYAPPPVLALNYDDNEQHALNIANKFRKPRSTIPCDTSSSSTSYAKINGKPNICDGGVVNRLLSFRDTSTKKEKFNSKDGYSTVPMSNAFIKNGLIQKLVAFDLKSFLKKPDISLHIIPHVLIASFVIFLAMISVLYVAKKFYLSPISRADLRYTICGPNDKDLLLSSPTTVTCISEDLFKKAVYISEELFKYLNERARLHHCIDKEHSPTLELDDLKKALSENSNVLKGNTQKKLLATQYLIGQNPQWMIKTIVSTLNSSDDISFELTEPNLPIKCIIQKKMSRFFTAIGLLLLVALVCLIVYLSVAFYRIRQKEKLLAAEHFIKDIINELMYQSSVSENSEVIINELQDKLLPAHKRSKLLNSWNKALKTLEGNDNRVLFGMIARNGEQLRTMTWNKNLGNKEVSTSKKWQSSAFDNSNKILNPPTSCLKIRHMFDQSEVEQPNLRQMIVESIFEKVGANCKICDVQLDKQSCCVYIRCATEADAGMVHNEINGWWFDKKLISIKFLRLERYLSRFPKSLAEPIYFKSPNIN, from the coding sequence ATGACGGATAGTTACGTTAATTTAAGCGATGTCGAGATACAACGGAAACTAACGCAATTGGGATTTCCAAAAACTCCAGTTACAGAAACCACCAGACCATTACTGATAAAGAAATTGATGAAACATATGAAAAATGAGAAgcttaaaaaaggaaaagtaaCAAACTATGTGCTTTACTCCAAGGATAATAATAAGCCACAAGTACTCAATTCGCCACCAATTGCACTACAAGAATATTCGAATCTCTTTGATAATGGGCTTGAAAACAACAATGATATTCGAGCCTACAAAAATCCGACGGTGTTGTACAAAAATGATGTAAATGTGAATTCAGTGCAGAGTTCTGCCTCAAGGATGTATGCGCCACCTCCTGTTCTGGCTTTAAATTATGATGATAACGAACAACATGCTTTAAATATTGCCAACAAATTTCGTAAACCGCGCTCAACAATACCTTGTGATACCTCATCGTCATCCACATCCTATGCAAAAATCAATGGCAAACCCAACATTTGTGATGGTGGTGTTGTAAATCGACTGCTTAGTTTTCGAGATACCTctacaaaaaaggaaaaattcaACTCCAAAGATGGCTACAGCACAGTCCCAATGTCAAATgcgtttattaaaaatggacTGATCCAAAAACTTGTCGCATTCGATTTGAAATCGTTCCTGAAGAAACCTGACATTAGTTTGCACATTATACCACATGTACTTATTGCGTCCTTTGTCATATTTCTAGCGATGATTTCTGTCTTGTATGTGGCAAAGAAATTTTACTTGAGCCCCATTTCTCGCGCGGACTTAAGATATACGATATGCGGACCCAACGATAAAGACTTGCTGTTGTCTTCACCGACAACTGTCACTTGCATTAGTGAAGATCTATTCAAAAAGGCCGTGTACATAAGTGAGGAACTTTTCAAGTACTTAAATGAAAGAGCACGGTTGCATCACTGTATTGATAAGGAGCATTCACCAACACTTGAACTGGATGATTTGAAGAAAGCGCTAAGTGAAAACAGTAATGTCCTCAAAGGCAACACGCAAAAAAAGCTACTGGCCACGCAGTATTTAATTGGTCAAAATCCACAATGGATGATCAAGACGATTGTCTCAACGCTAAACTCATCCGATGACATATCATTCGAACTGACGGAACCGAATCTGCCAATTAAGtgcattatacaaaaaaaaatgtcacgCTTTTTTACTGCTATCGGATTGCTGCTTCTCGTGGCATTAGTTTGCTTAATTGTTTATCTTTCCGTGGCTTTTTATCGCAtaagacaaaaagaaaaacttttggccGCAGAGCATTTTATCAAGGACATAATCAATGAACTGATGTATCAAAGTTCGGTATCGGAGAACTCGGAAGTTATAATTAATGAGTTGCAAGACAAACTCTTGCCAGCTCACAAGCGATCGAAACTATTGAATTCGTGGAATAAGGCTTTAAAGACGCTTGAGGGAAACGATAATCGCGTGCTCTTTGGTATGATTGCCCGAAATGGCGAACAACTTCGTACTATGACATGGAATAAGAATTTAGGTAATAAGGAAGTGAGTACCTCAAAGAAATGGCAAAGTTCAGCATTTGATAACTCTAACAAAATCCTAAATCCGCCAACGTCTTGCTTGAAAATCAGGCATATGTTTGATCAATCCGAAGTTGAACAACCCAACCTGAGACAAATGATCGTTGAATCCATATTCGAAAAGGTTGgcgcaaattgcaaaatatgcgATGTTCAACTTGATAAGCAATCGTGCTGCGTTTATATTCGCTGCGCAACTGAAGCTGACGCTGGAATGGTTCACAACGAAATCAACGGATGGTGGTTCGATAAGAAActaatttcaatcaaatttctGCGACTTGAACGCTATTTAAGTCGTTTTCCAAAATCTTTAGCTGAACCTATATACTTTAAATCCCCAAACATAAATTAA
- the LOC133841747 gene encoding LIM domain-binding protein 2, which produces MNRRGLNTGNTMSSQANIDEGSWKGVSEGSAMLPSTNASALNPDASNQSGFPQGGLPYNSSGNQYPQGGQSSPAGNQSLVFQNSNQPGSNTPQYTSSPAPSGSSTPGPVGVGSQNIQGNYSQSSTAANFNGPVGGPFGSPSSGLGQFSRPASSGTPFNSGQAGHFSSPTVFGVGGQFNPMPPASPFGHGGNHPMMGGPQQMDRIDQGFRRHNSYFSHTEHRVFELNKRLQQRNEDSDNCWWDSFTTEFFEDDARLTILFCLEDGPKRYTIGRTLVPRFFRSIFEGGVSDLYFQLKHAKESFHNTSITLDCDQCTVITHHKKPCFTKVCADARLILEFMYDDYMRIKSWHMTIKGHSELIPRSFIGTSHPDPILMDQITKNITRAGITNSTLNYLRLCVILEPMQELMSRHKAYALSPRDCLKTTLFQKWQRMVAPPGKKDPQRPPNKRRKRKGSNSGGGNNSNTPPVANQKRSPSGPSFSLSSQDVMVVGEPTLMGGEFGEEDERLITRLENTQYDGTNAVDHDNHTGFGHADSPISSSNPWTMERGGNIPASPGNPSGPQNNANIADIDKKSPIVSQ; this is translated from the coding sequence ATGAATCGTAGAGGTTTAAATACTGGAAACACGATGTCTTCTCAGGCCAACATTGATGAAGGCAGTTGGAAAGGTGTTTCAGAAGGCTCAGCAATGTTACCTTCCACAAATGCATCAGCTCTAAACCCGGACGCCAGCAATCAGAGCGGATTTCCCCAGGGAGGATTACCATATAATTCCAGCGGCAATCAATATCCACAAGGTGGACAATCCTCACCAGCTGGCAATCAATCGTTGGTATTTCAAAATTCTAATCAACCCGGATCAAATACTCCGCAATACACTTCATCTCCGGCCCCCTCGGGGTCATCAACCCCTGGTCCAGTTGGAGTTGGCTCGCAAAATATACAGGGAAACTACTCACAATCATCGACCGCGGCAAATTTCAATGGGCCTGTTGGCGGACCATTTGGATCACCATCATCTGGCCTGGGACAATTCAGTCGGCCAGCGAGTTCAGGTACACCATTCAATAGTGGGCAAGCTGGACACTTTTCGTCACCAACAGTTTTTGGTGTTGGTGGCCAATTTAATCCAATGCCACCAGCATCACCGTTCGGCCATGGTGGCAATCATCCCATGATGGGCGGCCCTCAACAAATGGATCGCATTGATCAAGGCTTTCGAAGACATAATTCATACTTTAGTCATACGGAGCATAGAGTGTTTGAGTTAAACAAGCGATTGCAGCAACGAAACGAAGACAGCGACAATTGTTGGTGGGATTCATTTACAACTGAGTTCTTTGAGGATGATGCCAGATTAACCATCTTGTTTTGCTTGGAAGACGGCCCCAAACGATATACGATTGGACGCACACTTGTTCCAAGGTTTTTTCGCAGTATTTTTGAGGGCGGCGTCTCCGATCTGTACTTTCAGCTGAAACACGCGAAGGAATCTTTCCACAACACATCCATAACACTGGACTGCGATCAGTGCACAGTGATTACGCATCATAAAAAACCTTGCTTTACAAAAGTATGCGCAGATGCCCGATTAATTCTTGAGTTTATGTATGATGATTACATGCGCATTAAATCGTGGCACATGACTATTAAGGGACATAGTGAATTGATTCCTCGGTCCTTCATTGGAACGTCACATCCTGATCCCATACTCATGGATCAAATCACAAAGAACATTACTCGAGCGGGCATAACCAATTCCACTTTAAATTACCTTCGATTGTGCGTTATCCTGGAGCCGATGCAGGAGCTCATGTCGCGTCACAAGGCCTATGCTCTGAGTCCTCGTGATTGTTTGAAGACCACGCTCTTTCAGAAATGGCAACGAATGGTCGCACCACCCGGAAAAAAGGATCCCCAAAGGCCGCCGAACAAGCGTCGCAAAAGAAAAGGCTCAAACTCCGGAGGCGGCAATAATTCAAATACCCCGCCAGTCGCAAACCAGAAAAGGTCCCCATCAGGACCCAGTTTCTCGCTCTCATCGCAAGATGTAATGGTTGTTGGCGAACCCACATTGATGGGCGGTGAATTTGGCGAGGAAGACGAGAGGTTGATAACCCGATTGGAGAATACGCAATATGATGGCACCAATGCTGTCGATCACGACAACCATACTGGATTCGGACACGCGGATTCGCCCATTTCTAGCTCGAATCCATGGACAATGGAGCGAGGTGGCAACATTCCAGCTAGTCCTGGAAATCCATCTGGACCACAGAACAATGCAAATATAGCGGATATCGATAAAAAGAGCCCAATTGTATCGCAATAG
- the LOC133841746 gene encoding inner nuclear membrane protein Man1 isoform X1, translating to MMSMYITHTHVYPSAVNERNVQFLVQQPIINMTDSYVNLSDVEIQRKLTQLGFPKTPVTETTRPLLIKKLMKHMKNEKLKKGKVTNYVLYSKDNNKPQVLNSPPIALQEYSNLFDNGLENNNDIRAYKNPTVLYKNDVNVNSVQSSASRMYAPPPVLALNYDDNEQHALNIANKFRKPRSTIPCDTSSSSTSYAKINGKPNICDGGVVNRLLSFRDTSTKKEKFNSKDGYSTVPMSNAFIKNGLIQKLVAFDLKSFLKKPDISLHIIPHVLIASFVIFLAMISVLYVAKKFYLSPISRADLRYTICGPNDKDLLLSSPTTVTCISEDLFKKAVYISEELFKYLNERARLHHCIDKEHSPTLELDDLKKALSENSNVLKGNTQKKLLATQYLIGQNPQWMIKTIVSTLNSSDDISFELTEPNLPIKCIIQKKMSRFFTAIGLLLLVALVCLIVYLSVAFYRIRQKEKLLAAEHFIKDIINELMYQSSVSENSEVIINELQDKLLPAHKRSKLLNSWNKALKTLEGNDNRVLFGMIARNGEQLRTMTWNKNLGNKEVSTSKKWQSSAFDNSNKILNPPTSCLKIRHMFDQSEVEQPNLRQMIVESIFEKVGANCKICDVQLDKQSCCVYIRCATEADAGMVHNEINGWWFDKKLISIKFLRLERYLSRFPKSLAEPIYFKSPNIN from the exons ATGATGAGCATGTAcattacacatacacatgtgtaCCCAAGTGCAGTGAATGAACGCAATGTACAGTTCTTAGTACAACAGCCTATT aTAAATATGACGGATAGTTACGTTAATTTAAGCGATGTCGAGATACAACGGAAACTAACGCAATTGGGATTTCCAAAAACTCCAGTTACAGAAACCACCAGACCATTACTGATAAAGAAATTGATGAAACATATGAAAAATGAGAAgcttaaaaaaggaaaagtaaCAAACTATGTGCTTTACTCCAAGGATAATAATAAGCCACAAGTACTCAATTCGCCACCAATTGCACTACAAGAATATTCGAATCTCTTTGATAATGGGCTTGAAAACAACAATGATATTCGAGCCTACAAAAATCCGACGGTGTTGTACAAAAATGATGTAAATGTGAATTCAGTGCAGAGTTCTGCCTCAAGGATGTATGCGCCACCTCCTGTTCTGGCTTTAAATTATGATGATAACGAACAACATGCTTTAAATATTGCCAACAAATTTCGTAAACCGCGCTCAACAATACCTTGTGATACCTCATCGTCATCCACATCCTATGCAAAAATCAATGGCAAACCCAACATTTGTGATGGTGGTGTTGTAAATCGACTGCTTAGTTTTCGAGATACCTctacaaaaaaggaaaaattcaACTCCAAAGATGGCTACAGCACAGTCCCAATGTCAAATgcgtttattaaaaatggacTGATCCAAAAACTTGTCGCATTCGATTTGAAATCGTTCCTGAAGAAACCTGACATTAGTTTGCACATTATACCACATGTACTTATTGCGTCCTTTGTCATATTTCTAGCGATGATTTCTGTCTTGTATGTGGCAAAGAAATTTTACTTGAGCCCCATTTCTCGCGCGGACTTAAGATATACGATATGCGGACCCAACGATAAAGACTTGCTGTTGTCTTCACCGACAACTGTCACTTGCATTAGTGAAGATCTATTCAAAAAGGCCGTGTACATAAGTGAGGAACTTTTCAAGTACTTAAATGAAAGAGCACGGTTGCATCACTGTATTGATAAGGAGCATTCACCAACACTTGAACTGGATGATTTGAAGAAAGCGCTAAGTGAAAACAGTAATGTCCTCAAAGGCAACACGCAAAAAAAGCTACTGGCCACGCAGTATTTAATTGGTCAAAATCCACAATGGATGATCAAGACGATTGTCTCAACGCTAAACTCATCCGATGACATATCATTCGAACTGACGGAACCGAATCTGCCAATTAAGtgcattatacaaaaaaaaatgtcacgCTTTTTTACTGCTATCGGATTGCTGCTTCTCGTGGCATTAGTTTGCTTAATTGTTTATCTTTCCGTGGCTTTTTATCGCAtaagacaaaaagaaaaacttttggccGCAGAGCATTTTATCAAGGACATAATCAATGAACTGATGTATCAAAGTTCGGTATCGGAGAACTCGGAAGTTATAATTAATGAGTTGCAAGACAAACTCTTGCCAGCTCACAAGCGATCGAAACTATTGAATTCGTGGAATAAGGCTTTAAAGACGCTTGAGGGAAACGATAATCGCGTGCTCTTTGGTATGATTGCCCGAAATGGCGAACAACTTCGTACTATGACATGGAATAAGAATTTAGGTAATAAGGAAGTGAGTACCTCAAAGAAATGGCAAAGTTCAGCATTTGATAACTCTAACAAAATCCTAAATCCGCCAACGTCTTGCTTGAAAATCAGGCATATGTTTGATCAATCCGAAGTTGAACAACCCAACCTGAGACAAATGATCGTTGAATCCATATTCGAAAAGGTTGgcgcaaattgcaaaatatgcgATGTTCAACTTGATAAGCAATCGTGCTGCGTTTATATTCGCTGCGCAACTGAAGCTGACGCTGGAATGGTTCACAACGAAATCAACGGATGGTGGTTCGATAAGAAActaatttcaatcaaatttctGCGACTTGAACGCTATTTAAGTCGTTTTCCAAAATCTTTAGCTGAACCTATATACTTTAAATCCCCAAACATAAATTAA